The genomic DNA GCCCTGTTCGTGTCTTGTAAATGAAACCTCCACAACAGAATATGGCTGATGAGACGATGATTCTGCTCCGAACATTCatccaatttcaaaattaaaaaatcattgaattaaaaacaatattgcATTCAAATATAAGTTGTAAAGGAAAATTTATTCGAAGATGATAACACAtgaattaagttaaataatTCCTCGAGTTCAAATCTTAACAACCAGAGAAATTTAGATACATCAGGGTTTACTTTTAAGTTCAATAAATAGAACTCAATGCCATCCTTAACAAATATGAAACTCTGAAAGCCTGTATAATGAACTAGTTAAGGTatacttttatctttattacTAGTAAAGAGACCATATGACAGTTTTCAACCAGGAATTGATAACTTTACATCCCAAAAGTCACATATTGGCCATTTCCTAGTTACTACATTATCTCCTGTTAACATTTCACAAAGCTCTGTCCTTCCCTACTTATAATTTGGCAATCTATGAGCTGGCAAACAGAGTGACAAATCAGGTAGACCACACTGCAAATGCTTTAGATGTTTGCATCATGTGGcaattatttcattttgaataatCTGACACATGCTCTTAATTCTTCTTAAAAACAACATGAATGAGAATTGCCATACATGCAAGATATCACCCCAAAAATAGCCCATCCTCGCATAGGATCCACTTCCTTATCCTGCCTATATTCTGCAAAGTTACAATAAGGTAGAGCTCaatcaaattagaaaataacatgaaaaatcCCGAAACTTAAGTTCAAGGCAACAACACATGGTTTGTTACTAACACCTAACCTAACAAGTGTTTTTCTCTCTACCATCTTTTCTGATTGCTTATTTATAGAAATATCCTTCTGCAATACAATTCAGGAAAATATCTGACGATATTTAGGAACTTGTTCAGGTTCAGCAGATTTTTAGGGAGactttacaaatatatatataagggtgAGTTAAAGAACAAACAGAAATACAGAATCACATAACTGCAAAGGAAAGTGACATCCAAGAACAAAGAATCTTACTGTTCACACAGTGTGCCAGCAGGATGAGCAGAATGAGAGAAAGCAACTTAGCTCagtaaatcaaatataaacttaccacacatttttgtaagaaaaaattgAACAGGGTCATAGCCCTTGACTGGTATGGTGATATTAACTTCATACAGACTATCACGAGCCCTCTCACCTACAAAAGTTAAAAGTGAAATTCAAAACATGATAGATTAAGAGGCATATCAATATCATattgttaggattgggacacttgtccccaatccaatggctcaatccttttataaatatatgtttgagttttaaaagagggaggagaagaaaatattagggtttgggtttgagggcagccacctttggctgatttagggaggtctccggcgcctcgaatggccggaaaatgggagatcTCCGGCGTCTCGAATgaccggaaaatgggaggtcccgaactcctcgaagggtttgggtttgggtttgagggcagccacctttggctgatttagggaggtctccggcgcctcgaatggccggaaaatgggagatctccggcgtctcgaatggccggaaaatgggaggtcccgaaTTCCTCGAATTAttcggtttatcttgtaatgtttttagtaatgaaatattttaattattatgtattttatgttttgattaaataaatgtgggttcctaacaaatggtatcagagcgcgttCGATCCAACGGAGAAGATAGATGATGGTCGGAAAAGTGATGAGTCGCCGGAAAATGTTCATGGAGGAGGCTgacttgaagaaaaatcatcacagAGAGAAATGAGTCCGAAGGCGCAAAATGAGAAGACAGAGGAAAAAGGAAGATGAAAAGGGAACGCCGGCTGggtctgaaaaaaaaaaaaaaaaaaaaggaaattacatATTCAAACCCAGAGaaagcagaaggaagaagaaagaaggacgaaggagatggagaagaaagaagaaaggaaaaagacaagtagaaggaaagagaaaggagagaaaaaataaataaataaaaaaatagaaaaaaaaaaaggtggaggCCAGGCGTTGGTTTTTggaaaaagggaaagagaaatGGGCTGACTTGCAGGggaagcaaaagaaaaagaaggcagTAGCGTTGGGAAGACAAAACGCAGGAAAGAGAAGGCAAAACTTtttgggaagagaaaagaaagatcTGGCgcgtttgaaaaaaaaaaaaaaaaaaaaaaaactcatcttgaggacaagatgattttgaaggggagggaaatgttaggattgggacacttgtccccaatccaatggctcaatccttttataaatatatgtttgagttttaaaagagggaggagaagaaaatattagggtttgggtttgggtttgagggcagccacctttggctgatttagggaggtctccggcgcctcgaatggccggaaaatgggagatctccggcgtctcgaatggccggaaaatgggaggtcccgaaTTCCTCGAATTAttcggtttatcttgtaatgtttttagtaatgaaatattttaattattatgtattttatgttttgattaaataaatgtgGGTTCCTAACACATATCAAGCAGCAACACCCCTACATCTCCAATTCACAATCAATAATGTGGGTGACAAAGTTGTAGCAGGGCTCCCCATTGCCCCTGAGCCGGATAAGCTGACCTTGAGACCCTTCTCTGGAAAAACCTGGGAACAAACACAAATAAACAGAGATAGAAAGATTATGCAATTTATTCAGTGTAAAAACTTCACATCCCCTAGACAAAGAGGAAATAGGATACCTTAAAATAAGGTTTTCCCACCACAGTGGAAACAGAAGCAATAGCAGTCATATATAGGGCCACATGAGTCCGTTCGGTCTTAAAGCTGCTTGGTGAgatatcaatataaaataaatttcagtcaaagaataaaataaagacaATAATCTTAATACAGATCACATACCTGAAATCATGGCGAGCCTTTTCAAAACCTGGTTGAGTCATGCCATCATAAACCTTCAAAAGTTCAAGTAATTCTttcattaaaaaggaaaaaattccTCTTCTCTATACAAACTAACATATGTAAATGAAGTTTATATGATATCTTACAATTTCCCATGATCGTGGATGAAAACCAACCGTGAAGCCCTTAAATACCCGGGGACCTGGTTTCTCACATGGAATTGCAAGTTCAACAAATACTCTGCAACAGTGGAAATAAGAAACATTTAAACAAGTTAAAATACTGGACTTTCCAATTACttggaaaataaataacaaataattcacCACTATTCTCAAAATCATAGAAGAATCTTTATCATCTAAATCCATAGATTCTGTGACTAGCATTCCTTTTGCTTTTCCTAGTTTCTCCCTAAAAGCAACAATTCTTGTCAAACATAGTTTCCGTTATATTTCAGAACCAAGAACTATAGCATTTCAAACCACTCCACTGCTACAAAGCCtagaaataaatcatattaatctCTATGTAATGTCAATACCATTACTCAACTATACTAAAAGTCCAAGAAGATATAtgaaacatattaatttattaagttgAAAAAAGTCAAAACCATCTCGTGCCccacatttttcattttctaaagtAGACAATCCAAATTCTAAGGAAGAAAAAACCCATGTTGTCAAATGCATAGCTTGAGGCCCATCTATGTAACAGCActtacaaaaatttattatgaagtttttattttctgtgaagctctcaaaattaaatataaacagAATCTCTATTTCCTTACTAATGCATCTTCGGCATATAACTCCAAATTCCAACATTGATATCACAGaagtaataaattcatttatataatctaTGAATTGAAATCTAAattctaaaatctaaaaaaaaaatggatttaatataagataatttGTTGCAAAGAAGACCTGCAATTTGACTCATAAGTAACGTTGCAAATGCATCCAAGTCCACctgagataaagaaaaaaagataacaaCATAGGCCTTAAGTTGCTTCAACTAACAAAGATACCAAAGACATGAGAAGTTAGAATATTGTGAAAATGCAACGAAACAGTTTTCagcttaaaagaaaatttgaaaaaaaatcagcaGGGTCTAGGTTAAACAAAAGGATTTGTTAGCATTTGTCTAGATAATGCAAGACCCGCCAAagaatcaagaaaagaaaatttaagaaatttatatttgcaGATTTCAATCTTCTAATTTCATATAATCAGATTCCTTGTTAGAAGTCCCATCTCTTTGCCAGCCCCCAACCAATGAAGACAGAATGGCTATGtctcaagtttaaatttgaaagttcaacAATGAAAATGATGCTTTGTTCAGAACATGAGAAGCCAAAAAAAGTATAGGTTAGCTATGGTAAACTAGATATGCCGCATTCtccttcaatttatttgaattttttcatagtttttttttaattttattttaacaagttGAAAGATGTAGTATAACCtttttttgagatattttcttcCCAGTTGTTGCAAAACTTACCATATTTCCTTAATACACTATTTAATTGCTCCAAAAAATGGAAGATAGAGCTCAGTGATATCAATGTGAAATTCACAAGATGTCAAACTGTCACAGAACGGTGGCATCTGGTCATATACAGGCCAGAGAGTGCGAGCCACCAGCCCCAAAATATCAGGAAAAAGAAGAACACAGAGAAGTAGATTTCATTATacattttaaccttttaaatgATACTTTTTATACCACTTTTGGTTCACATGCCCCCGcagttatttcatttttcataccATGACCCCTGTAAACGAAAATTTCTAGCCCTGCCAATTGTCATATCAACTCCATGCACATTTGAAACTCAAAATGAAGATCTACCAACCTTCACATTGTCCATTTAAACAATTCCCGCAAATAATATTTACCTGAAAGTACATACCAAAAGGTACAACAATTGCATATGTTAGAACAATGATGTACAACAAAAAATGTCATAaactttattgaatttgaagaaaCAATAGAGCTATGTGATTCCTACAATTCCTAACAACAAACCTGAGCCGTACGTCCCATCTTGTCATAACTTGACTCACAATTCAAAAGGTCACCACCGTAAAACCCCTAGAAACACAaggaaatttaaatatattacacTTCACAAATCTCATATTATGTAGGACTtcgaaaatttttaattttacagaCAAAACATAGATATgtccaaattttagtttagagTTTGGCAATAACTTGAAACTCTCTGATATACCACAGTGGGCAGAGAAATCAAAAATCTTGAATTCCCAGGGACTTAGGGAATGAATTTCCAGTGTTGTGCGGAAATCAAATGAGAGATGGACGGAAGAGAAGAGGGACAATTTGAAACTAGTTgtaaagacaattttttttcacaCAAATTCATATAGGGGTGTCTGTGTGTGAACACAAAATAACTGCAAAAAACTTGTAGATTGAACCTTTTAATAATAGGAATAATCATTTAATTCCATCATTAATGATTTCATTGTTAGCAATCAGTTTCTTGCACTTCAGGTAGCATACTAATGCAGTCTGCATGCTTAGCTATCATACTCATGAGATTCTGGATATTAACTCCTTTCTTGAATTGGAGGAATAATGGATCTCAAATGCACTAAGAGAATTGCAATTTACCCAAAGAGCCTCTACTTTCTGTTTTACAAATGAAAAACTAGCCAAACCTATCTTCCTCTATAGAATATTCTTTCACTTTTgactttttctcttcttcaatgaatttaaaatacTTCTTGTTAGTATTTTCAGTCTTAGATCTTATCAAGATGTTACTGATCCCCACCAACACAACCAGAGAGAAAGCCTTTAACGATCAGGGCATTTCTACCAACAACACAATGGGAAATCAAACTGCACTAAAAAGGTCAACTACTTATGAATAATACTAAGCACAAAAATTGTGTCTGATGAGAGCTTACCTGAACAAAGTCAACATGGCCTGAACCAGCAACAAAATGGTTGAACTTATTAAATCGGCCAAAAGCTATGTATCCCTGCAAAATTCTGAGCATGTTAACacaatgtaaattatttttacataactTGAGTGTATGTACAATGCAAACAGAGAactgaaattatttttgaacaCATAGAAACTTAATAGAACAAACAGCTTTAAAGTAATTTAGTAGAGATCAAAATGCTGAAAttcttaaacataaataaatcattatcaATGAACAAAAACTGCAGAACGCTAAATTCTCTCACCATGAAGACAATACCCACTGCAATCAAAATAATCCCATTCAACAATTTTTTGCTATATTGAGCATCTAGTAATGCTCTCATCAAACATCGATAAAAATCCTTTGCCACATAATAGCAATGTCAGATCTAACATAAACAATTATCTTCACCATTATGATGGAAATAGACAAGAAAAAGACTCAAATATACATTTTCAAATACTCATTAGTATATATAAcagtttttatttataacttgtGGATACTGAATCTGAGTTCTGGCTTTATGGtcaaattgacaaaattttctGAAAAACATTGCCTGCGTGCGTACTCTACTCATAGGTATATTGTTTAGCTTCACATGGTCCTAcgacaatttttcttctttaaaagaGGATGAGAGTGATAGAGAAACAGAGAGAACTTCTCTACAGAAACAAAATGGAAAGAGGGAAGATATGGCGAGAGACCTCCCAACATTGGCTCCGTTGCACAAGTGGTCAACTTCTTGAGACTTCTATGCTTAAAGCAAAAGGTTGATGAAACCAATAAAATGCAAACGCAGTTGCTCCCATATAGTTTATCAGTTTCCAAGCACCAATTAgtgtagaaaaaataaaacagtgaGGCTATGCCATGCATGCCTCAAGTTGCAGAAAAAGAACTATAAAAAGCCTAGAAATACTTTCCCAGCAATTGTACTTATCATCCTTTCCCAATTAAATGGTGGTGTCAACTACACAATTGATATAATGAAAGTAATCTATGCCAAATAAGCATAGTTAATTAAAAGCAAGGAAGAAAAAGCAGAATAGCTTAGCACTTGAGAATATGGTGTTCAAGACTACCGCTTGTGATCTAGTCTCTACATCTTTGCAAAATCGAACCACCAAATCAACACCCTGTAGCATAAGAAACTTAAGATTTATTACTCTCTTGACACTCAGcacttatttaaaaataatatatgctCATAATTGTTATAAAAGTTAGGTGAAAACATTACATTGTCTTCATACTCGAAATAATGTCCGATCCAGCTACTCTGATTGACAACTTAAGTGAAACAACCTCAGCAAACATTTAACCGAAATTTAAATGAAGCATACAATAAACTAACAACGGATGAATTTCAAGATGCTTGgctttgacattttaaagtaatttaggATACAAAATCAACAATGCGACTGGAATTATCGAAAGCGTAGCAATTGGATCTCGGCACTGCAACTGCAACTGCTCCGAGTCCCTTTATACCAACAGCTGAACGAAAACAAGTAATCATAAACACAATCACAAGGCAGGCAGCATGAAAATGGTGAAAAAGCAGTCATACCTGTGAGTATTACCAATAAGTAATTCACTAAACGCACTTTTAAAAAGCATTTCACAGTCGGCGTCGCTTTCGCTTTCGCTTCCATGGAtaaaatttcaacttaaaatttcaataatatgcGAAACCTTTCTTCGCTGAAGCTGGACTGCGGGAGGGCAGATCAAACAAATTGCTAGAAATACATTAATGACCTAATTACCCTCACAAGCAGCGTGAGCGAAGGAGACTAAACAAGATTTTGTTTTCGGCCAACCCAGCCAAGGTTTAGTGAATAAAATTTACACccactaaaatttaaaaacttaaagaCCTACCcatctattaaaataattgtcAATTAACTAAaagtattttcaaaaattaaaaattatcatactttttctcttaaatttaaaaacctaataatttcttccacataagatttgaaaatcactattttcctaaggttttttctcctctttgaTGACCACATCTCCTTTTCGCCCATcgacattttctctctctcctggtttttctcttcttttggtcTCTTATATCGTTGTTCCTTACCTCATTTGTTGTTGACAAATACAAAAGACGACTAGAGAGattggagggagagagaagttgagagagagagaaaacacCAATAGCCAAAGAGAAGATGTAGTTGCTGAAGAGGGGAGAACAAACTTAAAGGGGAAATggtaacttttcaaaccttgggtaggagaaaattgttagatttttaaacctatggcacaaatgtgataattttttaaatatttttagttaaataataattttacctttcactttaacaataaattttaacatataggTGGATATTTAGGTTTGTGAATGTTAATAAGTAAGAATTTGTCTTttactaaaatttgggtggaaaataatcttttcacctttgttttttaatttaaaattttatttaagttggtTATCATTTTTAAGTctagtttaaaattatcatttttgaaaatagGTGAAATTCTGggtataattatattaattaaatttttaaatttgattatgatgGATGCCTTCTTATATCATAGgcaaagacttattctcacccaaagtttgatgtattAGCAAAGACTTATTATTAGtctataattaattcaaatttgatgagaaattattatatttttaaattaaggagagaaaatgatataaacttttattttttaaaatattattattaaacaatgATATTACTTTTACCCTAActaaacattttaatataaattagttcataggtgagattttaagtttttgaaaattattgaatGTGAATTTGGATTTACACAATACCTTGGTagggataagtcttttggccttttatttttaattttaaaacaatatcacATCATTGTAAAAAGATCTTTTCCATTCTTTTACCTTGGTTTCATATGATTtgctaaatatataaattattaaaatatttattaaaaatcaaattattaaagatTATTGTGTCTTCTAAAATTAACGCTAATCAgcaaacaattaatattaaaaatgtctattaggttgattttgaattataatagaATTATTGTTAAGCATGTGATAACGTGACATATATTCATTGCTGACGTGGTAACTCATTTCCTTATTTCAAACATAATTTGTCAAATTAACACTACCTAAGTAAGTCTCTCCATATATGCATGTGGGCGCTATTCAGACATTGTAAACACACATTCTCTCATATCTCTTTTTGGCATTCAAAaatcattcttttattttcaagatCATGAGAGTTTGCCTTTTTGAGATCCCAAGTTTGTTGCGATATCTCTTTCTCCACTAaagttgttgttgttattatttgaGGTTTATTTATAGAATAGATAAACTGATGTGTTGTGATCAgttaaagagataaaaattagagattgaatttattaatatgaGAAATATCAATATTACTTTTTACGGTTTTGATTACTTGTTACCTAGATTTAGTTTTACTTTTTGGGTAGggttaaagttttttttctatttcttactTGGGATGGGAGCATCAAATGAAATTTAGTTGAGTCTTCGGGTATATCAAAACAATCGTTAATGAGAGTTTTGAGAGTTTATAacactctaatttttttttaatttctcatatCTCATTTTTTGAGGTCAAAAatctttttcctattttcaaaattatgagaATTCATAACactatcatttttttgtttcaaaaaaaaaaaaaagccctcTCTTCTGTTAAGACTGTTTGGTtagtttaaatgattttaataccCTCATCCTTCCCATACAGATTAAGCCCACTTAACATGCATAACGATTGATATGCGGTGGGCCCAACTGGGGATGCTGGGTTTGGGATATTAAtgctttttatctttgatttggatttttttttaatgttcatTCTTCGGTTTTTCAAATGATATGCGGTGGACTTGATACATATAGGAAGTGAAATTATGCCcgttataagatttaaaaaaaaaaaaaagggccgTTGGTGATGGTCCCCATGTGCTTAAATTAGACCAAACATACTGAACATCCTTCGCCTGCCTGCCCCTTTGTATCTTTGAATCCGTTTCATTCTTTCTCAGTATCTCTTTCTTTGatctttttaatttcaaaacttaactaTACTTGCAGATCAGTTTCTTCTCTAGCTTCACTTTGGATCTGCAAAGGCGCTTCCTCTCCTTCCCACATCGACTTGAAGCTGCGTAAGGTGAGTTCATTAGGGTTTCTGAATTTCATCACCAATGTTGCAAATTGGTTGCCATGATGATTTCTAAATGTATGAAAGCTCCTATGTATTGCTTTATGAAAGTTGATCCCGAGCGGTTACCCGAGAAACTGAAAAGATTCCTTTCGGGTTTTGTTGGAATCTCTTAatgatttgtttgtttgcttcttCCTATTAAGTTTAGTCAGAGATGCCTTTCTATCTCTAGACTATTTTCTTCCACTTCGtctgttaataaatttttctttttgtcctttttatGAAGTTCTTGAGTAAGGCAGTTGCATGCTCTTCTGATTTATAGACTCCTATGCAATTAAGTTGTTGATTCTGTTGAATAATGATTAAGAATGCAAACTGGTCTATCAAATCTaggatattataatttttggttttatctTATTGATGAATTTCTTGGACAATGAAATGTGTGTGTAAAAAGCATGTTAACCGAAGAACTTTAATGTACAACACTGTTGTGGTGCAGTTGGTATTTATGATTTGAGAAAACATGTTTTAAAGACTGCTACCTAGttcgaataattttattattttaaatta from Mangifera indica cultivar Alphonso chromosome 16, CATAS_Mindica_2.1, whole genome shotgun sequence includes the following:
- the LOC123199079 gene encoding uncharacterized protein LOC123199079 isoform X2 encodes the protein MEAKAKATPTVKCFLKVRLVNYLLVILTAVGIKGLGAVAVAVPRSNCYAFDNSSRIVDFSSWIGHYFEYEDNGVDLVVRFCKDVETRSQAGYIAFGRFNKFNHFVAGSGHVDFVQGFYGGDLLNCESSYDKMGRTAQVNIICGNCLNGQCEGGLGCICNVTYESNCRVFVELAIPCEKPGPRVFKGFTVGFHPRSWEIVYDGMTQPGFEKARHDFSFKTERTHVALYMTAIASVSTVVGKPYFKVFPEKGLKVSLSGSGAMGSPATTLSPTLLIVNWRCERARDSLYEVNITIPVKGYDPVQFFLTKMCEYRQDKEVDPMRGWAIFGVISCIIIVSSAIFCCGGFIYKTRTGQLVSGAGQRYSQPEDLNRSFPNQTSWERSPASPKATWRSNERNYGSI
- the LOC123199079 gene encoding uncharacterized protein LOC123199079 isoform X1, producing MEAKAKATPTVKCFLKVRLVNYLLVILTAVGIKGLGAVAVAVPRSNCYAFDNSSRIVDFSSWIGHYFEYEDNGVDLVVRFCKDVETRSQAGYIAFGRFNKFNHFVAGSGHVDFVQGFYGGDLLNCESSYDKMGRTAQVNIICGNCLNGQCEGGLGCICNVTYESNCRVFVELAIPCEKPGPRVFKGFTVGFHPRSWEIVYDGMTQPGFEKARHDFSFKTERTHVALYMTAIASVSTVVGKPYFKVFPEKGLKVSLSGSGAMGSPATTLSPTLLIVNWRCERARDSLYEVNITIPVKGYDPVQFFLTKMCEYRQDKEVDPMRGWAIFGVISCIIIVSSAIFCCGGFIYKTRTGQLRGIDALPGMTILSACLETVSGAGQRYSQPEDLNRSFPNQTSWERSPASPKATWRSNERNYGSI
- the LOC123199079 gene encoding uncharacterized protein LOC123199079 isoform X4, which translates into the protein MEAKAKATPTVKCFLKVRLVNYLLVILTAVGIKGLGAVAVAVPRSNCYAFDNSSRIVDFSSWIGHYFEYEDNGVDLVVRFCKDVETRSQAGYIAFGRFNKFNHFVAGSGHVDFVQGFYGGDLLNCESSYDKMGRTAQVNIICGNCLNGQCEGGLGCICNVTYESNCRVFVELAIPCEKPGPRVFKGFTVGFHPRSWEIVYDGMTQPGFEKARHDFSFKTERTHVALYMTAIASVSTVVGKPYFKVFPEKGLKVSLSGSGAMGSPATTLSPTLLIVNWRCERARDSLYEVNITIPVKGYDPVQFFLTKMCESSSHQPYSVVEVSFTRHEQGNCVGLMHCQA
- the LOC123199079 gene encoding uncharacterized protein LOC123199079 isoform X3 encodes the protein MEAKAKATPTVKCFLKVRLVNYLLVILTAVGIKGLGAVAVAVPRSNCYAFDNSSRIVDFSSWIGHYFEYEDNGVDLVVRFCKDVETRSQAGFYGGDLLNCESSYDKMGRTAQVNIICGNCLNGQCEGGLGCICNVTYESNCRVFVELAIPCEKPGPRVFKGFTVGFHPRSWEIVYDGMTQPGFEKARHDFSFKTERTHVALYMTAIASVSTVVGKPYFKVFPEKGLKVSLSGSGAMGSPATTLSPTLLIVNWRCERARDSLYEVNITIPVKGYDPVQFFLTKMCEYRQDKEVDPMRGWAIFGVISCIIIVSSAIFCCGGFIYKTRTGQLRGIDALPGMTILSACLETVSGAGQRYSQPEDLNRSFPNQTSWERSPASPKATWRSNERNYGSI